One region of Fragaria vesca subsp. vesca linkage group LG4, FraVesHawaii_1.0, whole genome shotgun sequence genomic DNA includes:
- the LOC101298409 gene encoding 60S ribosomal protein L13a-4-like, producing the protein MVSGSGICAKRVVVDARHHMLGRLASIIAKELLNGQKVVVVRCEEICISGGLVRQKMKYMRFLRKRMNTKPSHGPIHFRAPAKILWRTIRGMIPHKTKRGAAALARLKAYEGIPPPYDKIKRMVIPDALKVLRLQAGHKYCLLGKLSSEVGWNHYDTIRELEKKRKERSQIAYERKKQLNKLRVKAEKVAEEKLGPHLKIIAPIKY; encoded by the exons ATGGTGTCGGGGTCAGGAATCTGCGCCAAGCGCGTGGTGGTGGACGCGCGTCACCACATGCTCGGCCGCTTGGCTTCCATCATCGCCAAGGAGCTCCTGAACGGCCAGAAGGTGGTCGTCGTTCGCTGCGAGGAGATCTGCATCTCCGGTGGACTTGTGAGACAAAAGATGAAGTACATGCGCTTCTTGCGTAAGCGCATGAACACCAAGCCCTCTCACGGCCCCATTCACTTCCGCGCCCCTGCCAAGATCCTCTGGCGCACCATCCGTGG GATGATTCCACACAAGACCAAGCGTGGAGCTGCCGCTCTTGCCCGTCTGAAGGCCTATGAGGGAATTCCACCTCCTTATGACAAGATTAAGAGGATGGTTATTCCTGATGCTCTCAA GGTCTTGAGGCTACAAGCAGGACACAAATACTGTTTGTTGGGCAAGCTTTCCTCAGAGGTTGGATGGAACCACTATGACACTATCAGG GAGCTTGAGAAGAAGAGGAAGGAAAGGTCTCAGATTGCATATGAGAGGAAGAAACAGCTTAACAAACTGAGAGTCAAAGCAGAGAAGGTTGCTGAGGAGAAACTTGGTCCTCACCTAAAGATAATTGCTCCTATCAAGTACTGA